A window of Primulina tabacum isolate GXHZ01 chromosome 4, ASM2559414v2, whole genome shotgun sequence contains these coding sequences:
- the LOC142541874 gene encoding uncharacterized protein LOC142541874, with product MRDGDRVRCITYMLMDNASLWWEGAAHGVDLATLTWNQFKDIFYNKYFPADVRGRLTREFMILCHGDLSVADFIMRFDRGCNFVLHIARDATEKLRHFMNGLRLTIRRNVILMRPATYDAATACAFLAEKALRDIDVEMQRKRHQAQQSSQPQKKFIGPTRNQGQ from the coding sequence ATGAGAGATGGTGACCGAGTCAGATGCATCACGTATATGCTGATGGATAATGCATCCCTGTGGTGGGAGGGAGCAGCGCATGGAGTGGATTTGGCTACCCTCACTTGGAATCAGTTCAAGGACATCTTCTACAACAAATATTTTCCCGCTGATGTCAGGGGACGCCTGACACGAGAGTTCATGATTCTATGCCATGGGGACTTATCTGTTGCTGATTTTATCATGAGGTTCGATCGGGGTTGTAACTTTGTGCTCCATATTGCCAGAGATGCAACTGAGAAGTTGAGGCACTTCATGAATGGTCTCAGACTTACCATACGCCGGAATGTCATTTTGATGAGGCCGGCTACTTACGATGCTGCCACTGCTTGTGCTTTTCTAGCAGAGAAGGCCCTGAGGGATATTGATGTGGAGATGCAGCGGAAGAGGCATCAGGCCCAGCAGAGTTCACAGCCTCAGAAAAAGTTTATCGGGCCAACCCGGAATCAGGGGCAATAG